A portion of the Bactrocera neohumeralis isolate Rockhampton chromosome 2, APGP_CSIRO_Bneo_wtdbg2-racon-allhic-juicebox.fasta_v2, whole genome shotgun sequence genome contains these proteins:
- the LOC126750769 gene encoding metallo-beta-lactamase domain-containing protein 1 has product MSIKENDVHILFTGYSRPDSNDSNAMRANCTCTLIRTRNGRNIIVDTLTAWDGERLIEALQNLHGLKPQDIHVVVCTHGHSDHTGCNYLFRSAQWHFMGACVSNRDKYLECPLTRGDSEPFQLCGDDVVVVRTPGHTLNCVSVLVRGTNLGEVVGVCGDLFERVEDIMDPTIWLEAGSENEESQRIQRLRMIEMCNYIIPGHGQGFAVTENMKELLRQQVNSSDTNKQYER; this is encoded by the coding sequence ATGAGTATTAAAGAAAATGATGTTCATATCTTATTCACGGGTTATTCCAGACCGGATAGCAATGATTCCAACGCCATGCGGGCCAATTGCACCTGTACTCTAATACGTACACGCAATGGACGCAACATTATCGTTGATACCCTCACCGCCTGGGATGGAGAACGACTAATCGAAGCCCTTCAAAACTTACATGGGCTCAAGCCACAGGATATACATGTTGTTGTTTGTACACATGGTCATTCCGATCATACCGGCTGTAACTATCTCTTTCGTTCAGCGCAATGGCACTTTATGGGCGCTTGTGTCTCCAATCGTGACAAGTATTTAGAATGTCCATTAACCCGTGGTGATTCGGAACCTTTTCAATTGTGTGGAGACGATGTGGTCGTAGTACGCACACCAGGCCACACACTCAATTGTGTGTCGGTATTGGTGCGAGGCACTAATCTGGGGGAAGTTGTAGGAGTTTGTGGTGATTTATTCGAACGTGTCGAGGACATTATGGATCCAACCATTTGGCTGGAGGCAGGTAGTGAAAATGAGGAATCTCAGCGAATACAACGTTTGCGTATGATCGAGATGTGCAACTATATAATACCAGGTCATGGTCAGGGTTTTGCCGTAACAGAAAATATGAAGGAACTACTGCGACAACAAGTGAATTCGAGCGATACTAATAAGCAGTATGAACGCTAA
- the LOC126750755 gene encoding 8-oxo-dGDP phosphatase NUDT18 — MPQTNSHNAADSIEQKLLGILAAQDLGDITQELCDFSLEEQNATAEAQGIQPSASADYIPVLGKSVTYIVASVLFNERDEVLMMQEAKQSCAGKWYLPAGRMEKGETICEAAVREVYEETGLNVDITTLLAIEVAGGSWFRFVLTGRVTGGQLKTPAQADNESLQAKWIGRLSELPLRANDIINLIDIGRSYNERNSSPQAPPYHPDVLPTKYSHHKNYLRVVAVIRKRATNSLNVLVSEKNVHHFPTVEVHPQRSLHSTLRKFMIELFGAELPQHRPHGILSVEHCPSPMPYTSDGICLNVLVVFRPPLEEVALIGKCTWHELSRPLEEKLGRILSSKHSTIPLNVIR; from the exons ATGCCCCAAACCAACTCCCACAATGCCGCCGACAGCATTGAGCAAAAGTTGCTCGGAATTCTCGCTGCTCAAGATCTGGGCGATATAACGCAGGAGCTATGCGATTTCTCACTCGAAGAACAGAATGCCACAGCCGAGGCGCAGGGCATACAACCAAGCGCCTCCGCAGATTACATACCTGTGCTAGGAAAATCGGTGACATACATAGTCGCTAGCGTATTGTTCAACGAGAGGGATGAGGTGCTTATGATGCAAGAAGCTAAGCAATCATGCGCcg GCAAATGGTATCTACCAGCTGGGCGGATGGAAAAGGGCGAGACCATTTGCGAGGCTGCTGTGCGTGAGGTTTATGAGGAAACTGGTCTAAATGTGGATATCACAACTCTACTGGCCATCGAAGTGGCGGGCGGCTCATGGTTCCGTTTTGTGCTCACCGGTCGCGTCACAGGCGGTCAGTTGAAGACACCCGCTCAGGCGGATAACGAGTCATTGCAGGCGAAATGGATCGGCCGACTATCTGAGTTGCCGTTACGCGCTAATGACATTATAAATTTAATCGACATTGGCCGCTCGTACAACGAACGCAACTCGTCACCGCAGGCGCCACCCTATCACCCAGATGTTTTGCCAACAAAGTACTCACatcacaaaaattatttgcgTGTCGTCGCGGTGATACGCAAACGTGCCACCAATTCGTTGAATGTGCTTGTTAGTGAAAAGAATGTGCACCATTTCCCCACGGTCGAGGTGCATCCACAGCGCAGTCTTCACTCGACGCTACGCAAATTTATGATCGAGCTATTCGGCGCGGAGTTGCCACAACATCGGCCACACGGCATACTCAGTGTCGAACATTGTCCCTCGCCAATGCCATACACGAGCGATGGTATTTGCCTGAATGTGTTGGTAGTATTTCGACCGCCTCTAGAGGAAGTGGCGCTTATTGGCAAATGTACGTGGCATGAGTTGAGTCGTCCGCTCGAGGAGAAATTGGGGCGCATACTGTCGAGCAAACATTCCACAATCCCCTTGAATGTCATACGGTAA
- the LOC126750759 gene encoding putative tricarboxylate transport protein, mitochondrial, protein MERRGLTTAFVNPFGQRPWMTNTGAAAPSAGNKGLKGIVAGGITGGIEICITFPTEYVKTQLQLDEKGANKKYNGIADCVKKTIKSNGFFGLYRGLSVLIYGSIPKSAARFGAFEFLRSNMADSNNQLSNSGKLLCGLGAGVCEAVLAVTPMETVKVKFINDQRSANPQYRGFFHGVSTIVKQEGLGGVYKGLTPTILKQGSNQAIRFFVMESLKDLYKRGDHEKTVPKLVVGAFGAIAGAASVFGNTPLDVVKTRMQGLEASKYKNTADCALQIWRNEGVTAFYKGTVPRLGRVCLDVAITFMIYDSFMDLFNKVWK, encoded by the exons ATGGAGCGCCGAGGATTAACAACAGCCTTTGTAAACCCTTTCGGGCAGCGACCCTGGATGACAAATACTGGCGCAGCAGCACCTTCAGCGGGTAACAAAGGCCTGAAGGGTATTGTGGCAGGCGGTATTACCGGCGGTATTGAAATTTGTATTACATTTCCCACCGAATATGTGAAGACACAATTGCAGTTGGACGAAAAGG GTGCCAACAAAAAGTACAATGGCATTGCCGACTGCGTCAAGAAGACTATCAAATCTAATGGTTTCTTTGGTTTGTATCGTGGCTTGAGTGTGCTGATCTATGGCAGTATTCCCAAATCTGCAGCGCG TTTTGGTGCATTTGAGTTCCTGCGCAGCAACATGGCCGATTCCAATAACCAGCTCAGTAATTCGGGCAAACTTTTATGTGGTCTTGGTGCTGGCGTGTGCGAAGCTGTTTTGGCCGTCACACCCATGGAGACTGTCAAAGTGAAATTCATTAATGATCAGCGCAGCGCAAATCCACAGTACCGCGGTTTCTTCCATGGCGTCAGCACAATTGTGAAGCAGGAAG GTCTGGGCGGTGTATATAAGGGTTTGACACCTACCATACTTAAACAGGGCTCGAATCAGGCGATACGTTTCTTCGTTATGGAATCATTGAAGGATCTCTATAAACGCGGTGATCACGAAAAGACCGTGCCCAAGCTGGTAGTGGGCGCATTTGGTGCAATCGCTGGTGCCGCCTCGGTATTTGGCAATACACCACTCGATGTGGTGAAGACACGTATGCAGGGTTTGGAGGCATCCAAGTACAAAAACACAGCTGATTGTGCGTTGCAAATTTGGCGCAATGAGGGCGTAACGGCCTTCTACAAGGGTACTGTGCCACGTTTGGGTCGTGTCTGCTTGGATGTGGCCATTACATTTATGATTTACGACTCCTTCATGGATCTGTTCAACAAGGTTTGGAAATAA
- the LOC126750761 gene encoding tricarboxylate transport protein, mitochondrial-like translates to MGDKGWKSVLCGGMAGGTDVLITFPTEYIKTQLQLDEKGDKKKYSGVIDCFRKTTKQYGILGLYRGMSTLLYGSMPKTAVCFGSFEFFKSHLVDEKKSLSTFNSFLCGLGSGIVESLLVTTPMETLKVKLINDRRSEKPKFRGMFHAARLIIKTEGFHGIYMGLTPTLLRQCSNHAIRFPIMETFKNFYKGDDPTRKPPKWMIAMVGFMAGGTAVLANTPVDTLKTRMQGLEASKYKNIFDCILKISRNEGVLALYKGMVPRLIRLSLQASVIFTLYDVYMEAFDALEEMLKGNTGKT, encoded by the exons atGGGTGATaaaggctggaaaagtgttttATGCGGCGGCATGGCTGGTGGTACTGACGTACTTATTACATTTCCAACAGAATACATAAAAACACAACTGCaattagatgaaaaag GTGACAAAAAGAAATATAGCGGGGTGATAGATTGCTTTAGGAAAACCACAAAACAATATGGTATTTTAGGGCTATATCGTGGAATGAGCACATTGCTTTATGGAAGCATGCCAAAAACTGCCGTATG CTTTGGATCCTTTGAATTTTTCAAGTCACATCTTGTTGACGAAAAGAAGTCGCTCTCAACATTTAATAGCTTTTTATGTGGTTTGGGTTCCGGAATAGTGGAATCCCTGCTTGTGACAACACCAATGGAAACCTTGAAAGTCAAACTTATAAATGATCGACGTAGTGAGAAGCCAAAATTTCGTGGAATGTTTCATGCTGCTCGTCTCATTATAAAAACAGaag GCTTTCATGGCATTTACATGGGTCTTACGCCGACGTTGCTCCGACAGTGTTCAAATCATGCAATACGATTCCCTATAAtggaaacatttaaaaatttctataaaggTGATGACCCAACTCGGAAGCCGCCTAAATGGATGATAGCTATGGTGGGATTTATGGCTGGCGGTACCGCTGTGCTTGCCAATACTCCAGTTGATACATTAAAAACACGCATGCAGGGCTTGGAAGCgtctaaatataaaaacatattcgaTTGCatcttgaaaatatctcgtaACGAGGGAGTATTAGCACTCTATAAAGGCATGGTGCCACGATTAATACGTTTATCACTACAAGCTAGCGTAATTTTTACACTTTACGATGTATATATGGAAGCTTTTGATGCATTGGAAGAAATGTTGAAAGGAAACACAGGGAAAACTTGA